TCGGATGCGACTCGGATAAGTCGCCGAGAGTCTGTTATCCCGTGTCGCGGTGGCCGAGGGGCGCGCAAGCACGGAGCGACGCGCTAGCAGATCTACGATTGGCGACGGCAGTTTCGGGAGCGAGGCGTGTTGCCGCCGTGCGAGGCGGCTCTCAGCCTCCGAACGCACGCGGCGCCCCGAAGGTCCTCCAAGAACCTCCAGCCGGCTCACCGACCTCGCCGATGAGACGTCCAAATGGACATCCTTTTTGCCGTCTAATCCCATCTAAACCTCGATCCAAGCCGGACGCTTCTTCGCACAGCTATCCGCTCTCGCTAAGCGCTTACGCGCTCTCGTTCCGCATTCAACAAAAGCCTATAACGGCGTATACATCCGGGCCGCAGCCGGCACGCACTGTCAGCTATCATTTGCTACACGAGCCAACACGCAACATCGAGCGCCGCAGGCGCCTTCGTTCGCCTCGAATTCCGACGCCTGCGCGCCATGCTCGCACTATCTCTTCACAACCTGACACTACGTCAGGTTCGGCTCTGCTATCGTCGAGCTCTGTTGCACTTCAGGTACAGCAATTCGCGTAAGCGCTGATACAACGGCCACACTGGGGGCCATTAAAGAGAGTAACAACCGAAATGAAAAAGCAGTCACTCGTTTGCGCGAGCATTCTTGCGATGGCCGCTGCGACGTCCGCGTCTGCCGCAGATCTCGCCGCGCGTCCCGCATTTCCGAATACGCCGACGCCCAGCCCGGCTGTCATCGCGCTCTACGACTGGAGCGGCTTCTATGCCGGCGTCAATGGCGGCTGGGGCTCGAGCCATAACTCCTGGGATTTTCTCGGCTCTATCCCCGAGGGCTCTCACGACGCAACCGGCGGCACAGTAGGGGGCCAGATTGGATATCGTTGGCAATTCGGCAATACCGTGCTCGGACTCGAAGGGCTGGGCAACTGGGCCGATCTCAGCGGCTCAAACGTTAGCATTGCCAACCCGGGCACCACCAATCACACAAACATCGACGGTTTCGGCTTGCTGACCGGCCAGATTGGCTATTCGGCCGGCAACGTACTGCTCTACGCCAAAGCGGGCGCGGCTGTGGTAGGGAGCACTTATCGGATCACTAATTCGGCTGGCTTTCTGGGCGACGCGGATACCACACGTTGGGGAGGTACGGCCGGTGCCGGTCTTGAGATTAGCCTAACACCGAACTGGTCAGCTGGCATCGAGTACGACCACGTGTTCATGCCGGCTAGTGACGTTAGCTTCGCAACAGGACTAGGAAACGACCGCATTCGTCAGGACTTTGATCTCGTCACCGCCCGCCTCAACTACAAGTTTGGCTGGCCACTCGCGAGCAAATAAGGATCTCAGTTTCTCAATCAATGATCGAGGGCCCCGGCGCCTGCCGGGGCTCTTTGTCCAGGGTCATCGTCCTGTATCGCCGTCGGCCTTTCAATAGGTGTTATCAGCTCTCTTGATCCATGAGGGCTGCGTATAATTAGGCTCGCTTCGCCCGGCGATCACGGTCTGGCCTCCGACGAGTCCCTATATCGCCGCCTCAAGCTCGATGTTGGAAGCTTGATATTGCCACGGCGAGCCGTCCGGCATCGGCAACAGTGCGCATGCCAGCCGTATTCAAGCCGCGCTTAGTGAATGGCCTCCTGACCAAACCGCAACAGCGTCGCACCGGCTCGACGATTCTCCCTCGCTCGACGAGGGACTACCAACGCTGAGAGGTTTAATATTCCGCATGGTGGAGTATGTCACGTGCACCAGCCATATTCATGGACAAAGTGAAGGTGCGATCATGAATAACTCTGCCGACCCCTCACGTACTCTTCGAACGTTAGAAACGTTGGAATCCAACGTTCGCCTGTACTCGCGTCTCTTCCCAGCGTGCTTTAGTCATGCGCGCGGGCCCTTTCTGCTAAGCGAGACGGGCGAACGGTTCATCGACTTCTTTTCCGGGGCTGGAGCGCTCAATTACGGCCACAACAATCATCAGCTAAAGGCAGCTATTACAGAATATCTGGGATCTGATGCTGTCGTTCACGGCCTCGATATGGCCACTCCGGCCAAGGTCGACTTTATGGAGACTTTCAACTCAGTTATTCTTCGTGAGCGGGGCTTGGATTATCGATTTCAATTTACTGGACCTACAGGTGCCAATGGCGTTGAGGCGGCATTGAAGCTGGCGCGTAAAGTAACCGGGCGCCACAACATCATTTCATTCACACGTGGTTATCATGGCCTCAGTCTCGGCGCCGCGGCTGCGACCAGCAGTCGCTTTCTTCGCGAAGCCAGTGGAGTCCCCCTGTCCGGCGTCACGATAATGCCCTATGATGGTTATCTTGGAGATGAGATTGATACGGCGGAGCACCTGCGGAACATATTGCTGGACTCTAGCAGCGGCATCGATGCGCCAGCCGCCATTCTCCTTGAAACAGTACAGGGGGAGGGCGGCATCAACGTCGCTCAAAAGGAATGGCTACGATCCGTACAAGCCCTAGCGGCAGAGATTGGAGCCATATTTATCGTCGACGATATTCAGATGGGTTGCGGCCGTACTGGCGATTTCTTCAGCTTTGAGTTCGCCGAGTTGTCACCAGATGTCGTAATATTGTCGAAGTCCTTAAGTGGATATGGTCTGCCGTTATCCATGTTGTTGATCAAAGAGGCAATTGATATATGGGAACCGGGAGAGCACACGGGCACCTTTCGAGGAAATAACCTAGCGCTTGTCTCTGCAACTGCAGCTTTGAATATCTACTGGCGCACTGAGATCTTTTCGCAAAGCATTTATCGACTGGGAACGCTGATGCGTCACCGGCTTAATGCTATTGCGCGCGCGCATGGAGACCACTTCACTGTCCGCGGCCGCGGAATGGCGCTCGGCTTTGATTGCCGAAATACTCACCTCGCTGAGACTGCAGCACGCAAGGCGTACGATAGGGGCCTCATCATTGAACGATGCGGCCCGGCGGACGAGGTCATCAAATTCTTTCCTCCGCTAACGATCGACCCGGAGACGCTGACTAAGGGTTTGGACATCTTTGAAGATAGCTTAGCGGAAGCAGCCCCGCTCTGACATGACATCTGCATCGGGCCTCGCTGCCTCGGCGAGGCCTCACGCCAGACGCTTGATCACCGCGGCAGGCTAGCACCTGTTCCGCATCTCGCTGGTGCTACACTTCGAGTACCACGACCGTCTAACTCTTGTTTCTCCCTGAACATGTTCCAGCTTCAGTCGACTAGCTCCCTGGGGACGGGCCTAGTCGTCGGGCAGGTCGCCTACCCGCATCACACTGCGGCCCAGGTCAACCTGGACTCGGATACGGATACGCTAACCGCCCGCACTCACGGTGAGCCCGGCTACAGAACCAGTAGGCTAACGAAGGCCGTTTGCATGTTGGGCGCGCGGTAATTGGTTGCGCATCACTTGCCTGGCAGGCACCTGGCAGATCGTGCGTTCTGGCGTTGCGTAACTCAACTGCCCAGTAGCGGAATGCACTTATCGAAGGATCGGTCCGCTCGGCGATGGTCATCGTGACAAGCCATCTCAAGACTTCTACAAGGGAGGTGAAGTTGCCGCTGACGACTCATTTCCGCGGTGAGTAGCCGGCTCTCCCGACCTGCAGCGCGGTATATCGCCAATCAGGAGGTGATGGCTAGTGAGGTGCTTCCACCCCACTAGTGCGGAGCTCTGCATGGACCCTCTGAGCACAGTAAGAAGCGGCCTCAAGATCTCGCAATTCGTATGTCTTTGGCTTGGACCCGGTGAGCGCTAAAACAACAATCTTCTGCGCACTCCTCACGGGGTGGATGCCTTCCCGATGCAGAGCGGTAAGCGCGGCCTCCGCGTCATGCGTCAAATACCCCTCGGGGCTTTCATCCTGCTCGAGATCGATCCACATGATACCAAGCCTTCGTAAAACGTCTTCAGCATTACGTTTTTCGAAGACGCTTTGAAATGCAACCCGTGTTGCTGACGGGTTGATGACCACGCAAACCCCGCCTCCTGCGTCAGTCACCAAAGTACCGGCCATCTCATTCGGCAGTAACGATTTGCAGGAGATGGCTATTCTCCGGCCGGCAGCATAGTCGATTGCGCCATGGTGAAGCACTTTCGCCCCGCAGCGTGCTATCCGACTTGCGTTGGCATAGGAGACTGTCGGGAGCAGCCTTGCTTGCCTCACAATCCTCGGATCGGCGGAGTAGATGCCACAGACATCCGAGTAGACTTCGCAAACGCCACTTCCCACCATATCGGCGGCTATTACCGCAGTCAAATCCGAGCTATTGCGGCCGAGCATTGAGACCCGTCCACCTTCATCCAGACCCTGCGCTCCGGCAAGGATTACCACGCGGCCATAATCGAGCGCCTTTAGCAGCGGTTTGTTGTCGACCTCCTCGATGACCGTCCTACCTAGAACCAAGGATGTCTTGATTCCAATCGAATAGCCAAAGAGCGATGATGTCGGCACCGAGTGTCTTTGCAATGCTGCCTCAAGAAGTCCAGCGGAAATCATTTCTCCCGCTGTCAGGACGGTGTCCAAGGCAACGGTGCTGCAGATTTCATTCACAGAGAGCGCTAGAGACTTCAGTACGTCCGTCTGGCCGTGCATCGCGCTAACGACGACCACGACTTGCCGCGCGTCATTTGCAAGCCTATCTACTATATGTCTGGAGACAGCGCGGTACGCCTCCGCATCACGAAAGCTCGATCCCCCAAACTTCATTACTTTGATTGACATGCGCCGTGGCCCAACGTGCGAGATCACTTGCTTTAACTCACCCGGCGCCGCATTAGATCAGACGACGAGCCGCTTCGCGCGCTCGACATCCGGCTGCTTCTTGAGAGCTGCTCCTCGCGCTAGGCTTGTCATCGTCGCAGCAATAGCTGTACCACGAGATAGCTCACGATTAGCGCCGCCCGGCATCTCGCTGGCGGCTTGGGCGTGTTGCGGCAGCACAGGACGATGCACCTAAACAATGGCGCGCTAGTTGCCTGAGACCTCCATCCCGCGTTGTTCGATGTCGCCCATCTTGATTGTTGCGGTTGCCACAAAGGTCGATCGGGCCGCTAGTTCACACACCGCAGCGAGCTCCGTCGTACTGCATCACTACCTGAGATCATCAACAAGGGACATGAGCGGCATCCGGCGTACTGGCTTGGCACACCTCTTGCTGATGCTTCCACTGAACAGATCTCGGGAGGCCTCTTGCTCAGTCCGTTGAATGATGTCCGGCACGCCGCGTTGTTGCTGCCCGGTCTCCGGCACTTGCCGCCCCAGACCTGCGATGGAGCGACGTGTTTCGCCCGGTTCACTCGAACGGGCGACCCACTGCGCCGAGCCAGAATTTGGCCAAATACGGCCTTGCACGGAAGAGCTCGCCTCTGGGAACGCGTTCCCAAGATGGTGCTGCGACCGCAGCGGCAAGCGGAGCGTTGCAAAAAGCGCTCCGGACCCTATGCCACCCTCGGCGGGGACAGCACCAAGCGATTATATGCGCTCTACCTCAGCCCGGGCCCCGCCGGGACACAAAGCCCTCGCTTTTTTTCAGCTGGAGCGACCACCGCCGGTAAGCAGTCCGGTCCTGCGCCTGTTAACAATCGAGGCGCGCCAATCGTGTCAGGCCAAGAACGTATTGTGTGGAAAGGCCGGACGATGACACACGCCTGCGGCGTAGGTCGCCGCGACAACTTCGATGCGAAACCCGGCAAAAACTATGGCCTCTGGCAATCAGAACGCAGATTCTATTTGCCAACTGGACAGTTCATTGTCGTGGCGCCCTCGTCTCGGTTCACCAGAACCAGACTATCAACAGCAGGCCGCATCCTTGGCCTCCCCACAGGCGGCCATCAAACATTCTATGAAGATAGAGCGAGAGGGGACTCTGCGCCTGTAGGGCGGGAGATCGCCTTGCGCTTCCATATCCACAACCGTCTGCGTGCCGAACATCAATTGGTAACTCGCATACAGACGCCGTACATCAGCCGGGGAGAGACCTTACAATGAGCCTGGGATATCAGCAGAATGTTCGGCAATCGCAATCAGCCGTACTATCGCCGCGCCTGGCGAAGGCGATAAAGCTGCTGAAATTGTCTAATCTCGATCTGGCTGATTTCGTGGAGGAGGAGCTCGAGTGCAATCCATTGCTGGAGCGCGACATAGACATGCTGACGCAAGAGGATGCCGGAACAACGACCGACCTCTTCAGCGAAGCCAGCGGTCCGGACGACGCTAGTGATCTTGACAGCGACGCGTTCGACAATAGCCAACAAGACGGCTTGAGCGTAGACCCTGGCACTCGCCCCGAGCTCGACGCGGCGCCCAGCCCGGAGCTTGACGATCTTCATTCCGAGCCATTTGATGAGGACATTCCTCAGAATTCGGACCAAGATCGGCTGGACGTCGGCACAGAGGCGTCCCGCAGCCGATCTTGTCAGGAAGACTATAATCTAGAGGCGTGCGTACCGAAAGAGATCACCCTCCGCGATCATTTGACCGAGCAGCTCGGACTCGCGCTGACGTCGCCCACAAAGCGACTCATGGGACGCTATCTAATCGACCTCGTCGATGACGCCGGATACTTGCCGCAAGACCTAGGAAATGCCGCCAAACGGCTGGGGGCCTCGCAAACAGATGTTGATCTCGTTCTGGCAACATTGCAGACGTTTGACCCTCCTGGCGTCTTCGCTCGTTCTTTGAAAGAATGTTTCGCGATCCAGCTGCGCGAGCGCAACCGCTATGACCCAGCGATGCAGGCACTGGTTGAGAACCTCGCTCTTGTACCTGAGGGGGTTCCTGCCCTGCGCAGCGTTTGCGGAGAGAGCGATGAGGACATCGCCGATATGATTGCGGAACTTCGGTCACTCGACTCGAAGCCGGGACATAAGTTTGGTTCGGTGCGC
The window above is part of the Bradyrhizobium guangdongense genome. Proteins encoded here:
- a CDS encoding uridylate kinase translates to MSIKVMKFGGSSFRDAEAYRAVSRHIVDRLANDARQVVVVVSAMHGQTDVLKSLALSVNEICSTVALDTVLTAGEMISAGLLEAALQRHSVPTSSLFGYSIGIKTSLVLGRTVIEEVDNKPLLKALDYGRVVILAGAQGLDEGGRVSMLGRNSSDLTAVIAADMVGSGVCEVYSDVCGIYSADPRIVRQARLLPTVSYANASRIARCGAKVLHHGAIDYAAGRRIAISCKSLLPNEMAGTLVTDAGGGVCVVINPSATRVAFQSVFEKRNAEDVLRRLGIMWIDLEQDESPEGYLTHDAEAALTALHREGIHPVRSAQKIVVLALTGSKPKTYELRDLEAASYCAQRVHAELRTSGVEAPH
- the ectB gene encoding diaminobutyrate--2-oxoglutarate transaminase: MNNSADPSRTLRTLETLESNVRLYSRLFPACFSHARGPFLLSETGERFIDFFSGAGALNYGHNNHQLKAAITEYLGSDAVVHGLDMATPAKVDFMETFNSVILRERGLDYRFQFTGPTGANGVEAALKLARKVTGRHNIISFTRGYHGLSLGAAAATSSRFLREASGVPLSGVTIMPYDGYLGDEIDTAEHLRNILLDSSSGIDAPAAILLETVQGEGGINVAQKEWLRSVQALAAEIGAIFIVDDIQMGCGRTGDFFSFEFAELSPDVVILSKSLSGYGLPLSMLLIKEAIDIWEPGEHTGTFRGNNLALVSATAALNIYWRTEIFSQSIYRLGTLMRHRLNAIARAHGDHFTVRGRGMALGFDCRNTHLAETAARKAYDRGLIIERCGPADEVIKFFPPLTIDPETLTKGLDIFEDSLAEAAPL
- the rpoN gene encoding RNA polymerase factor sigma-54; its protein translation is MSLGYQQNVRQSQSAVLSPRLAKAIKLLKLSNLDLADFVEEELECNPLLERDIDMLTQEDAGTTTDLFSEASGPDDASDLDSDAFDNSQQDGLSVDPGTRPELDAAPSPELDDLHSEPFDEDIPQNSDQDRLDVGTEASRSRSCQEDYNLEACVPKEITLRDHLTEQLGLALTSPTKRLMGRYLIDLVDDAGYLPQDLGNAAKRLGASQTDVDLVLATLQTFDPPGVFARSLKECFAIQLRERNRYDPAMQALVENLALVPEGVPALRSVCGESDEDIADMIAELRSLDSKPGHKFGSVRLELLIPDVFVRRGHHHNWVVELNSEAFPSISLNQVYYRDFKGKMRNRNDKAYLANKWSDARWLVSSLERRANTILKVASEIVRQQHDFFSYGVEHLRPLNLKAVADAAGVHESTVSRVTNNKYMASNRGRFELKYFFKPSIASAVGETAHSAEAVRHRIKRLIDSEAQASVLSDDAIVELLRSSGIDIARRTVAKYRGKMGIPPSVERRRQKQAALGYVSSTTPLNSPDRTEAA
- a CDS encoding outer membrane protein → MKKQSLVCASILAMAAATSASAADLAARPAFPNTPTPSPAVIALYDWSGFYAGVNGGWGSSHNSWDFLGSIPEGSHDATGGTVGGQIGYRWQFGNTVLGLEGLGNWADLSGSNVSIANPGTTNHTNIDGFGLLTGQIGYSAGNVLLYAKAGAAVVGSTYRITNSAGFLGDADTTRWGGTAGAGLEISLTPNWSAGIEYDHVFMPASDVSFATGLGNDRIRQDFDLVTARLNYKFGWPLASK